The DNA region TCTTTACGGTATAGGTGATGGAGGTGTCGGGCGAAGCCTGCCCGGGGTCCGCCTCCTCCCCGCTGCCCGCGAAGTCCGGGGGGAGTGAGACGACCTGGAAGGGGGTCGAGGCACCGCTCGCTCCCTCGCGGGAAGCGGTGATCACGCACGCGGGGTGGGGCGTGCGCACGATAACCTCGCAGGCGCAGGAGCCGTAGCGGAAATCGGCTGTCTCGGACGGCTCCAGGCTGCCGGTGATGTCGGCAAGGGCGACTTTACCGGAGAAGGAATGCACCGTCTTTCCGGCCGCGTCCTTCGCGGTGATGACCACGCGGAAGGGCACCCCGGCGGCCTGGGGGGAGCGCACCGCCTTGACGTCAAAATGATCGGGCGCTTCCTGCGCTGTCTCCTCGGTTGCTGCCGCGGGAGCCGCGGTGGGCGCCCCGGGCGGCCCCAGCGCGGCCAGCAGCGGGTACCAACCCGACGCCAAGAGAAGCAGGACAATAATAGCGGAAATAGCTGCGGTAAGACGCGATCCCCGATGTCTCTTCATGCTCTCCCCCCATATGCCCGGAGCCGATACTGGTTCTCTGCGCGGATAGGACATGCGAGCAGCATATACCATCGCGCGCTTGGTCTTTCGCGGGTGATTTTTCGCCAGCCGGTACGCCCTATCTGCGTATGATTCTTAAGGGGGAGCAAGCGGAATGTCAAGCAGTAAATGGTTTTTTTTTACAGCTGTGGTCGCATTGGTCCTTCTGCCTGATGGATACTTCGTGAGCCAGAAGAGAAAACCCCCGCCGGAGAGGTCCGGCGGGGGTTGTTCGTCTCTATACACCGCTTACTGCTGCGGTGGCGGCGGGGGCGGGGGTGTAGAGGGAGGCTGCGGCCCCTGTGCCGGCGGTGCCGGCGGCGGAGGCGGTGTATAAGTGGGCGGCTGCTGCGGAGGCGCATAGCTCGGCGGCTGAGGACCATATGGCGGCTGGGGTCCCTGTGGGGGCGGCCCGTACTGCCCGCCATATCCTCCCGCGGGGGGCCCGGGCGGTGCCGCCGGTCCGCTGCCCAGTATGTACATGATCACGAAGTTGACTATGGGGATGATGATCAGGATCCCCCACCAGCGTTCTTTGCCGCATCTCTCCGCTATCTCCATGAACAGCATGACCATCATCACAAAGGTGACAAGGCCGCAACAGAACATGAAAACGACCATGATGATGAACCAGGTGGTATCCTTTCCCGCCAGCTCGGTCATCATCCAGTAGTTGAGGATGGGCACCCACGCATACCAGCTGTTCTCGTATCCCAGCTTCTTGCCGATGCGGTAGAGCAGCCACGCGGAAAGAATGTAGAAAGCGATCCCGACCAGAATTGAGACGATTATGATCGCCGCCGCGGACCCTCCGCTCACTTCGTATTCGTAGGTCACATCCCTGAGCAACGACAATTCCACCATCTCGACCCCCTTTCCCTGAAGTCCAGCCCCGTTACTACGATCCGCTATCCCGCAGGATGATGCGGTGGTCCATCAGTTCCACGCGGCTTATCCTCGCGGATACCAGCTTCTGCTCGCCGAAGACGTCCACCAGCAGCAGCTTGCCCTCCTCGGGCTTCACCTCCACCACGTCGTCCATGACCTTTTCCAGTTCGCCGCCTCTGTCCAGAAAGACCACGGCCTCACACATCGCCGTCTCCTCCTCGTTCGTCCATCTCCCGGACCAGCTCCACGGCCTGCTCTATCAGCTTGGGGAGCGGGGTGTCGCTGGTCCCCATGATCTCTATGCGCGGGTTGGTGAGGGGCAGCAGCACCTTGCGCCCGGGAGAGGAGGCGATGGCCGTGGCCATCTCCGGGGTCAGCTCGCCCATCATCGAGTTGGGCACCAGGACGGAGACGCTGCCCATGATCACGTCCGCCTCGCCGATGCATACCCGCACCGCGTTCTCTCCCGTGGCCCCGCGGTTGGCCCGCGCCTTCATCATGTTTCCGGTCGCTATGGCGTTGGCCCCCAGTGCGATGATCTCCGTATCCTCGGGGAGGCTCTTCCTCAGCTCCAGGATGAGCTGGTGCCCTATGGACCCTCCCATGCCGTCGATCACGGCGATCTTCATATGTCCCTCTCCTGCACTAGAGCCAGGACGCGAATTCCTCCACGAAGGCCTGCTTCGGCCTGGCGCCGATGATCTTCTTGGCCGCTGCGCCCTTGTCGAACAGGATTATGGTGGGGATGGACTGTATCTGGTAGTCGCGGGCCACCCCCATGGACTCATCGACATTGAGCTTGCACACCTTGATCTTGCCGTCCCACTCGGCGGCGGCCTCCTCCAGGATGGGGCCCATCATCTGGCAAGGCCCGCACCACGGGGCCCAGAAATCCACCAGAGCCGGCAGTTCGCTCTTGAGCACTTCCTGCTCGAAGTTGTCGTCGTTCAGCTCGACTATCTTTCCCGCCATTGCTTACACCTCCCATCTCTTGCCTGTCTCGTCCGCCGCTTCTGCCGGGGACGGTCTTTCCCTGACGGCGCCGCGCTCGCGGCGCCTAGATATACGCCGTTCCCTTGAGGTTCTCCACGTGGAACTGCGCGCGCAGGGCTGCCCTCACGCCGTCACCGACCGCCGCGGCCACCTGCCACACCGCACCCGAGCGCACATCCCCCGCCGCGAAAACCCCTTTGACGTTGGTCTCGAGGGACCCGTCGGTGAGGATGAACCCCTTTTCGTCAAGGTCTATTGTTCCCTTTATCTCCCCGGTGTTGGGAACGTTTCCAACGTACATGAACACGCCGTCCACCGTCAGTTCCTCCTCGCCGCCGCCCTCTACGTCCGCGAGGAGCAGCCCGGTCACCTTCTGGTCGCCACGGATCTCCTTCACCGTCTTCTTCCACCTGAAGTCCATCTTGGGGTGGGAGAGGGCGCGCTCCTCGAGCACGCCGCCCGCCCGCAGGCGGTCCCGGCGGTGTACGATGATGACCTTGCTGGCGAAGCGGGTGAGGAAGAGGGCCTCCTCCACCGCCGCGTTGCCGCCGCCCACCACCGCCACTACCGCGTCCTTAAAGAAGGCGCCGTCGCAGGTGGCGCAGTAGGAGACGCCCCTGCCGTGGAACTCCTCCTCCCCCGGCACCCCCAGGGTGGCCGGGCGCATGCCCATGGCCAGCACCGCCGCATGGGCCCTCATCTCACCCTCTGCGGTCTGGAGCACCTTCACGTCACCCTCGTCGCGCAATCCCTCCAGGGGGGTGAAGGGCACGATGACCAGCCCGAACCCCTCCGCCTGGCGCCGCATGCGGTCCACCAGCTCGAAGCCGGAGATGGGCTCGGGGAAACCGGGGTAGTTCTCGATCTTCTCGGTGAGGGCGGGTGCGCCCCCGGTGAGCTGCTTCTCGATGAGCACGGCGTCCATGCGGGCGCGCGCGAGATACAGCCCCGCAGTTAGTCCCGCGGGCCCGCCGCCCACCACGATGACGTCGTAGACCTTATCTTCCATGCCGCCCTCCGCCGCTAAAGCGAGATTGTCATATATGTTATAGCATTACAGACCCGATTATAAACCCGGGGGGCCTATGCTACCTGCTCTATATCAGGACGTACGCGCCATAATGGGGTCTACCTGACATGTGACATTGTGTTGCGCAGCAGCAACCAGAGCTTCGAGTTTGCAAGGTATGTCACATGTCAGGGGCTGACCCTATTACAGCATTGTGCGGTGTTACAGCAACCAGAGCTTCGAGTGTGCTTGACATGTCACATGTCAGGGGCTGACCCCATTACAGCAGCAGTGAGCTGACGGTGTCCTCCAGGTCCTTGAGGGTGCGGCAGACGCGTGCCTCCCTGCAATAGGGGACGTACTCGCCCATGACGCTGTCCCCGGTGTCCCAGAAGGGCTTGGTCTCCGGGTTGAGCCAGATGATGCCCTTGGCGCGGTCGCGCATCCTCTCCAGGGCGCGGGTGCCGGGGTCGTTGTAGTTGTTGCGGGCGTCGCCGATGATCAGGATATAGGTGCGGTAGCCCACGTCCTGCAGGTACTGGTCGCAGAACGACTCGAAGACCTCGCCGAAGTCGCTGCGGGCGTTGTAGGAGATGTCGGCCTCGGAGAGGGCGCGGCGCACCCCCTTCTGGATGTCCTCGTCGCGGAAGAAGTCCGTCACCTCGCCCAGGTCGTCCACGAAGACGAAGCTGCGCACCTTGGCCAGGCAGTCCTGGATGGTGTAGACGAACTGCAGCATGAACTGGGAGACGCGGGCCACCGAGGACGAGATGTCGCAGAGCACCATGAGTTCGGCCTTCTCCATGCGCTTGTGCTTCAGCTTCAGCTCAAAGGGCACCCCGCCGTGCGACATGTTGCGGCGCAGGGTGGCCTTTACGTCCAGCTTGCCCCGCTTGCGCTGCTTCTCGCGCAGGTTGATCTTGTTGCGCAGCTTGCGGGCGAGGATGTCCACCGCCTTGCGCATCTGCTGCAGCTCGAACTCGTCCAGCCCCGAGAGGGGCCGGTTGATGAGCCGCTCTATCCTCTCCGCGCTGGGCACCTTGTCGGCGTTGCGTGCCTGTTCCCTCTCCACGTAGCGGCGCACCTGCTTGCGCAGGGCGTCGCGGTTGGCCTCGAAGGCCTCTTCCAGCCGCTCGATCTCTTCCTCGCTCCACCCCTCCTCGCGCAGGTGGTCCATGAGTCCGCTCAGCTGCCCCTCCATCTCCTCCCAGTCGAAGGTGTCGAATATGCGCCGGGTGTACATGCCCACCTGCATGCGCGTGGCCAGCTGTGCCGTCCCCACCTGGCCCGCGGCGGTGCGGATGAAAGACTCCCATTCCCCGCCGCGGCCCATGAGCACCATGGCCAGCATGGGGTTCATGCCCTCGCCCCGGGCGAACTGGCGCATCGCCTCCTCCAGGCGCGAGAGCAACTCGTCCTCGAGGATGTAGGCGTCCCCGCCGCTCTCCAGGCCGTAGAAATAGAGGGGGAAGAGCTCCTCGAAGATGGGTACGTCGCGGTTGCGCTTGACCGCCGCCGCCTTCAGCGCCGCCTTGAAGATTCCGGGGTCCTCCAGGCCCACCACGGCCACCGCGCCCATGGCGTCGATGCTCTCCGCGGTGGACACGGACACGCCGCGCCCCCGCAGCCCCTTGATGAAATCGAGTACTCTCTGCTCCATGGCGTTCCTTTGCAGCCGGCGTGGCGGAGGCGGGTCAACCCTCGACGACCTGGCGCAGGCTCTCCTTCGCCTTCTGGATGTCCTTTTCGTACTTGAGGATGATGTTAAGGGTGCTCCTGGCCAGC from Actinomycetota bacterium includes:
- a CDS encoding DUF3842 family protein gives rise to the protein MKIAVIDGMGGSIGHQLILELRKSLPEDTEIIALGANAIATGNMMKARANRGATGENAVRVCIGEADVIMGSVSVLVPNSMMGELTPEMATAIASSPGRKVLLPLTNPRIEIMGTSDTPLPKLIEQAVELVREMDERGGDGDV
- a CDS encoding CooT family nickel-binding protein, which translates into the protein MCEAVVFLDRGGELEKVMDDVVEVKPEEGKLLLVDVFGEQKLVSARISRVELMDHRIILRDSGS
- the trxA gene encoding thioredoxin, yielding MAGKIVELNDDNFEQEVLKSELPALVDFWAPWCGPCQMMGPILEEAAAEWDGKIKVCKLNVDESMGVARDYQIQSIPTIILFDKGAAAKKIIGARPKQAFVEEFASWL
- a CDS encoding DUF5684 domain-containing protein, with product MVELSLLRDVTYEYEVSGGSAAAIIIVSILVGIAFYILSAWLLYRIGKKLGYENSWYAWVPILNYWMMTELAGKDTTWFIIMVVFMFCCGLVTFVMMVMLFMEIAERCGKERWWGILIIIPIVNFVIMYILGSGPAAPPGPPAGGYGGQYGPPPQGPQPPYGPQPPSYAPPQQPPTYTPPPPPAPPAQGPQPPSTPPPPPPPQQ
- the trxB gene encoding thioredoxin-disulfide reductase encodes the protein MEDKVYDVIVVGGGPAGLTAGLYLARARMDAVLIEKQLTGGAPALTEKIENYPGFPEPISGFELVDRMRRQAEGFGLVIVPFTPLEGLRDEGDVKVLQTAEGEMRAHAAVLAMGMRPATLGVPGEEEFHGRGVSYCATCDGAFFKDAVVAVVGGGNAAVEEALFLTRFASKVIIVHRRDRLRAGGVLEERALSHPKMDFRWKKTVKEIRGDQKVTGLLLADVEGGGEEELTVDGVFMYVGNVPNTGEIKGTIDLDEKGFILTDGSLETNVKGVFAAGDVRSGAVWQVAAAVGDGVRAALRAQFHVENLKGTAYI
- a CDS encoding VWA domain-containing protein, with product MEQRVLDFIKGLRGRGVSVSTAESIDAMGAVAVVGLEDPGIFKAALKAAAVKRNRDVPIFEELFPLYFYGLESGGDAYILEDELLSRLEEAMRQFARGEGMNPMLAMVLMGRGGEWESFIRTAAGQVGTAQLATRMQVGMYTRRIFDTFDWEEMEGQLSGLMDHLREEGWSEEEIERLEEAFEANRDALRKQVRRYVEREQARNADKVPSAERIERLINRPLSGLDEFELQQMRKAVDILARKLRNKINLREKQRKRGKLDVKATLRRNMSHGGVPFELKLKHKRMEKAELMVLCDISSSVARVSQFMLQFVYTIQDCLAKVRSFVFVDDLGEVTDFFRDEDIQKGVRRALSEADISYNARSDFGEVFESFCDQYLQDVGYRTYILIIGDARNNYNDPGTRALERMRDRAKGIIWLNPETKPFWDTGDSVMGEYVPYCREARVCRTLKDLEDTVSSLLL